Proteins found in one Streptococcus criceti HS-6 genomic segment:
- a CDS encoding Gfo/Idh/MocA family protein, translating to MHLALLGTGMIVKEVLPVLQTIDGIELVAIMSTPRSLDKAQALAKDYGMSQASSDFSEILANEAVDTVYIGTPNHTHYDYAQKALKAGKHVICEKPFTMEADQLENLYQEAEKQGLILLEAITNQYLSNFQVLKDNLAKIGDLKIANVNYSQYSSRYDAFKRGDIAPAFNPAMGGGALRDLNIYNIHLLVGLLGQPEQVNYLANMERGVDTSGILVMDYGSFKAVSIGAKDCSAEIRSTFQGDKGSLTILGPTNSLPQIVLTLNGQEPIDISQINPHHRMYDEFVAFEKIIAERDLASSRKALEHSRTVMAVLEEAAQSMS from the coding sequence ATGCATTTAGCACTTTTAGGGACTGGAATGATTGTCAAAGAAGTCCTACCTGTTTTACAAACTATTGATGGCATTGAATTGGTAGCCATTATGTCTACTCCGCGGTCCCTAGATAAGGCTCAAGCCTTGGCTAAAGACTACGGCATGAGTCAGGCAAGCAGTGATTTTTCAGAAATTCTGGCCAACGAAGCTGTGGATACGGTTTATATTGGCACCCCCAACCACACCCACTACGATTATGCCCAAAAAGCTCTTAAGGCAGGAAAGCATGTCATTTGTGAGAAACCTTTTACTATGGAAGCAGATCAGCTAGAAAATTTATACCAAGAAGCAGAGAAGCAAGGGCTTATCCTTCTTGAAGCTATCACCAATCAGTATCTGTCAAATTTCCAAGTTTTGAAGGATAATTTAGCTAAAATCGGTGACCTTAAAATTGCCAACGTCAATTACTCCCAGTATTCCTCCCGCTACGATGCCTTTAAGAGGGGAGACATTGCCCCTGCCTTTAATCCTGCTATGGGAGGAGGTGCTCTGCGGGATCTTAATATCTATAACATCCACCTCTTGGTCGGTCTTTTGGGTCAGCCTGAGCAGGTTAACTACTTAGCCAATATGGAAAGAGGTGTAGATACCTCAGGGATCTTGGTTATGGACTATGGTTCTTTTAAGGCTGTTAGTATTGGAGCCAAGGACTGCTCTGCAGAGATTCGTTCAACATTTCAAGGGGATAAGGGCTCACTGACGATTCTGGGCCCAACTAACAGTCTGCCCCAGATTGTTTTAACCCTCAACGGGCAAGAACCAATAGATATCAGTCAGATCAACCCTCATCACCGGATGTATGATGAATTTGTTGCCTTTGAAAAGATTATTGCTGAACGAGACTTGGCTAGCAGTCGAAAAGCCTTGGAACATAGCCGGACTGTTATGGCCGTTCTAGAAGAGGCAGCCCAATCTATGTCTTGA
- a CDS encoding SAP domain-containing protein, which produces MVQRPEFSPDLSAEDFLSYYWYKTELEAICRDYQLPSYGTKAELTAYIEQFLQGKSANQIKRVRRAKSGSGLKADQISPKTKLLDSGFKLNKEARQFFANYYGLEKFTFKKVMAIKLREVERLEDKEATVADLMAVLENPQLVSQETPEEKSYQWNRFVKDFRQDPMSQAYQEPMKVAALLWQKVKNSQDEKVYTSQLLVDYRSELVKYLK; this is translated from the coding sequence ATGGTGCAGAGGCCTGAATTTAGCCCTGACTTGAGCGCTGAGGATTTTCTTTCCTATTATTGGTATAAGACAGAGCTAGAAGCTATTTGCCGTGATTATCAATTACCCAGCTATGGGACTAAAGCTGAGTTGACAGCCTATATTGAGCAATTTTTGCAGGGCAAATCAGCTAATCAGATTAAACGAGTGAGACGAGCCAAGTCCGGATCTGGTTTAAAGGCTGACCAGATTAGCCCAAAGACCAAACTCCTAGACAGTGGTTTTAAGCTGAATAAGGAAGCCCGTCAGTTCTTTGCCAACTACTACGGTCTAGAAAAATTCACCTTTAAAAAAGTCATGGCCATTAAGTTAAGAGAGGTGGAGCGGCTGGAAGACAAGGAAGCGACCGTTGCAGATTTGATGGCAGTCTTAGAAAATCCCCAGTTAGTTTCACAGGAGACACCAGAGGAAAAATCTTACCAGTGGAACCGTTTTGTCAAGGATTTTCGTCAGGACCCCATGTCGCAAGCCTATCAGGAGCCAATGAAGGTTGCAGCCCTTCTTTGGCAAAAGGTTAAAAACTCTCAAGATGAAAAAGTTTATACAAGTCAGCTTTTGGTCGATTATAGGTCTGAGCTGGTCAAGTATTTGAAATAA